A window of the Sphingomonas piscis genome harbors these coding sequences:
- the uvrA gene encoding excinuclease ABC subunit UvrA, producing the protein MLTHISVRGAREHNLKGVDIDIPRESLTVITGLSGSGKSSLAFDTIYAEGQRRYVESLSAYARQFLEMMQKPDVEHIDGLSPAISIEQKTTSRNPRSTVATVTEIYDYMRLLWARVGIPYSPATGLPIEAQQVSQMVDRTMALPEGSRHYLLAPVVRGRKGEYRKELAEWQKLGFTRVRIDGEFYPIEDAPALDKKYKHDIEVVVDRIAIRDGIQSRLADSFETALKLAEGLAYLDPADPPAEEPAKAGMKLDFGAPGRIVFSEKFACPVSGFTIAEIEPRLFSFNAPQGACPACDGLGEKLVFDPDLIVPNHNLSIAKGAVVPWAKSNPPSPYYMQVLSSLARAYDFDLQTPWADLPESVHALILTGTQGKPVTLRFIDGRKSYEVKKPFEGVVGNLNRRLLQTESAFMREELSRYQSSRPCEVCHGARLKPEALSVKIAGEHISGAAQRSVADAHAWFGSLEDKLTPQQREIAKAILKEINERLGFLHNVGLDYLHLDRTSGTLSGGESQRIRLASQIGSGLSGVLYVLDEPSIGLHQKDNDRLLETLQRLKSLGNTVLVVEHDEDAIRSADHVIDMGPGAGVHGGEVVASGTLDQILACENSITAAYLSGRREIPLPPKRRKGNGKKLTVKGATANNLRSVTASVPLGTFTCITGVSGSGKSSFTIDTLYAGAARALNGARIVCGPCEKIDGLANLDKVIDIDQSPIGRTPRSNPATYTGAFTQIRDWFAGLPESAARGYKPGRFSFNVKGGRCEACQGDGLLKIEMHFLPDVYVTCDVCHGARYNRETLEVKFKGKSIADVLDMTVEDAADFFKAVPGIRDKMAMLVEVGLGYVKVGQQATTLSGGEAQRVKLAKELSRRATGQTLYILDEPTTGLHFEDVRKLLEVLQRLVDQGNTVVVIEHNLDVIKTADWVIDLGPGGGVNGGEIVAVGTPEMVVAEPKSFTGQYLRPLLERASVKPEVVEVKAAKAARKKRVVQDMAAE; encoded by the coding sequence ATGCTGACTCATATTTCCGTACGGGGCGCTAGAGAACACAACCTCAAGGGCGTCGACATCGACATCCCGCGTGAGAGCCTGACGGTGATCACCGGCCTGTCCGGCTCGGGCAAATCCTCCCTCGCCTTCGACACCATCTATGCCGAGGGGCAGCGTCGCTACGTCGAGAGCCTGTCGGCCTATGCTCGCCAGTTCCTTGAGATGATGCAGAAGCCGGACGTCGAGCATATCGACGGCCTCTCCCCTGCCATCTCGATCGAGCAGAAGACCACATCGCGCAACCCGCGCTCCACGGTCGCCACCGTCACCGAAATCTACGATTACATGCGCCTGCTCTGGGCGCGCGTCGGCATCCCCTATTCGCCCGCGACCGGCCTCCCCATCGAGGCGCAGCAGGTCAGCCAGATGGTGGATCGCACCATGGCGCTCCCCGAGGGCAGCCGCCACTACCTGCTCGCCCCCGTCGTCCGCGGCCGCAAGGGCGAGTATCGCAAGGAGCTCGCCGAATGGCAGAAGCTCGGCTTCACCCGCGTTCGCATCGACGGCGAGTTCTACCCGATCGAGGACGCTCCCGCGCTCGACAAGAAGTATAAGCATGACATCGAAGTAGTGGTCGACCGCATCGCCATCCGAGACGGCATCCAGAGCCGCCTCGCCGACAGCTTCGAAACCGCGCTTAAGCTCGCGGAAGGCCTCGCCTACCTCGATCCTGCCGATCCGCCCGCGGAAGAGCCCGCCAAGGCCGGCATGAAGCTCGACTTCGGCGCCCCTGGCCGCATCGTCTTTTCCGAAAAGTTCGCATGCCCCGTCAGCGGCTTCACCATCGCCGAGATCGAGCCGCGCCTCTTCTCGTTCAACGCGCCGCAGGGCGCCTGCCCGGCCTGCGATGGCCTCGGCGAGAAGCTCGTCTTCGACCCCGACCTCATCGTCCCCAACCACAACCTCAGCATCGCCAAAGGCGCCGTGGTCCCCTGGGCCAAGTCCAACCCCCCCAGTCCCTATTACATGCAGGTGCTCTCCAGCCTCGCCCGCGCCTACGACTTCGACCTCCAGACCCCTTGGGCCGACCTGCCGGAGAGCGTCCACGCCCTCATCCTCACCGGCACGCAGGGCAAGCCCGTCACCCTCCGCTTCATCGACGGCCGCAAATCGTACGAGGTCAAGAAGCCGTTCGAAGGCGTGGTCGGCAACCTCAACCGTCGCCTGCTCCAGACCGAATCAGCCTTCATGCGCGAGGAGCTATCCCGCTACCAAAGCTCGCGCCCCTGCGAGGTCTGCCACGGCGCCCGCCTCAAGCCCGAGGCCCTGTCCGTGAAGATCGCCGGCGAGCACATCTCCGGCGCCGCCCAGCGCTCCGTCGCCGACGCCCACGCCTGGTTCGGCAGCCTCGAGGACAAGCTCACCCCGCAACAGCGCGAGATCGCCAAGGCCATCCTCAAGGAGATCAACGAGCGTCTCGGCTTCCTCCACAATGTCGGCCTCGACTATCTCCACCTCGACCGCACCTCCGGCACCCTGTCCGGCGGCGAGAGCCAGCGCATCCGCCTCGCCTCCCAGATCGGCTCCGGCCTGTCCGGCGTCCTCTACGTCCTCGACGAGCCAAGCATCGGCCTTCACCAGAAGGACAACGACCGCCTGCTTGAAACCCTTCAGCGGCTGAAATCCCTCGGCAACACCGTGCTGGTGGTCGAACATGACGAGGACGCTATCCGCTCCGCCGACCATGTCATCGACATGGGCCCGGGCGCCGGAGTCCACGGCGGCGAGGTCGTCGCCTCCGGCACGCTCGACCAGATCCTCGCCTGCGAGAACAGCATCACCGCCGCCTACCTCTCCGGCCGGCGCGAGATCCCGCTTCCGCCCAAGCGCCGCAAGGGCAACGGCAAGAAGCTCACCGTCAAGGGCGCCACCGCCAACAACCTCCGCAGCGTCACCGCGTCGGTCCCGCTCGGCACCTTCACCTGCATCACCGGCGTCTCCGGCTCCGGCAAGTCCAGCTTCACCATCGACACGCTCTACGCCGGCGCCGCCCGCGCGCTCAACGGGGCCCGCATCGTCTGCGGCCCGTGCGAGAAGATCGACGGCCTCGCCAATCTCGACAAGGTCATCGACATCGACCAGTCGCCGATCGGCCGCACCCCGCGCTCCAACCCCGCCACCTACACCGGCGCCTTTACCCAGATCCGCGACTGGTTCGCCGGCCTGCCCGAAAGCGCCGCCCGCGGCTACAAGCCCGGCCGCTTCTCCTTCAACGTCAAGGGCGGCCGCTGCGAGGCGTGCCAGGGCGACGGCCTCCTGAAGATCGAAATGCACTTCCTGCCCGACGTCTACGTCACCTGCGACGTCTGCCACGGCGCCCGCTACAACCGCGAAACGCTCGAGGTGAAGTTCAAGGGCAAGTCGATTGCCGACGTGCTCGACATGACGGTCGAGGACGCCGCCGACTTCTTCAAGGCGGTGCCCGGCATCCGCGACAAGATGGCGATGCTGGTCGAGGTCGGCCTCGGCTACGTCAAGGTCGGGCAGCAGGCCACGACCCTGTCCGGCGGCGAGGCCCAGCGCGTCAAGCTCGCCAAGGAATTGAGCCGCCGCGCCACCGGCCAGACCCTCTACATCCTCGACGAGCCCACCACCGGCCTCCACTTCGAGGACGTCCGCAAACTCCTCGAAGTGCTCCAGCGCCTGGTCGACCAGGGCAACACCGTGGTGGTGATCGAACATAACCTCGACGTCATCAAGACGGCCGACTGGGTGATCGACCTCGGCCCCGGCGGCGGGGTGAACGGCGGTGAGATCGTCGCGGTCGGCACGCCGGAGATGGTGGTGGCGGAGCCGAAGAGCTTCACGGGGCAGTATCTGCGGCCGTTGCTGGAGCGGGCCAGCGTCAAGCCGGAGGTGGTGGAGGTGAAGGCGGCGAAGGCTGCGCGGAAGAAGCGGGTAGTTCAGGATATGGCGGCGGAGTAG
- a CDS encoding retropepsin-like aspartic protease gives MKAFAALIAAFVLAAPAAAQQPMTYYAGPSRVTLPLTRAADGKVFVQATVQGQPATLLIDTGGSQFLDLAVCNRLGLKLTDSPQPGYGLGSGPTPFKTGYADMRLGGLSVTGLPVSCIEMTELRALHKRQKFPDFDGIVGSELMAALRARLDYDRMIVELRRPTRASMAKELQHRR, from the coding sequence GTGAAAGCTTTCGCCGCCCTTATTGCCGCTTTTGTCCTCGCCGCGCCGGCGGCGGCGCAGCAACCGATGACCTATTATGCCGGGCCTTCGCGCGTCACCCTGCCCCTCACCCGCGCGGCGGACGGGAAAGTGTTCGTGCAAGCGACCGTCCAGGGACAGCCGGCGACCCTGCTGATCGATACCGGCGGTTCGCAATTCCTCGACCTTGCGGTCTGCAATCGTCTCGGACTCAAGCTTACCGACTCTCCGCAGCCAGGTTATGGTCTCGGCAGCGGCCCGACGCCGTTCAAGACGGGCTATGCCGACATGCGGCTGGGCGGTTTGTCGGTCACCGGGCTCCCCGTCAGCTGCATCGAAATGACGGAGCTTCGCGCGCTTCACAAGCGGCAGAAGTTTCCCGACTTCGACGGCATTGTAGGCTCGGAGCTGATGGCGGCACTGCGCGCCCGGCTCGACTACGACAGGATGATCGTCGAGCTTCGCCGGCCGACCCGCGCCAGCATGGCGAAGGAATTGCAGCACCGCCGATAA
- a CDS encoding energy transducer TonB has translation MTLIIALASFAASLQAASEAPVTIVPGQPVSMAGSASAASKAGADAKPKLLDPQVLKAEDYPDDALQRGEQGSVVIRLTVDPAGKVTDCNIATSSKSASLDAVSCRVYAERAQYEPATNAKARSFTETVTWRMGQSGPSRHGWFHRMSVLIHSTGEQTDCKIESSEQPDSICRITTAYSGDRAARLAKEIGSDPYRQIIESRFLPVGEPMVEPVSRS, from the coding sequence ATGACACTAATCATTGCGCTGGCCAGCTTCGCTGCCTCGTTGCAGGCTGCAAGCGAGGCTCCGGTTACCATCGTTCCCGGGCAACCCGTCAGCATGGCTGGCAGCGCAAGCGCTGCGTCCAAGGCTGGCGCGGACGCGAAACCCAAGCTGCTCGATCCGCAAGTCCTCAAGGCAGAGGATTACCCTGACGACGCGTTGCAGAGAGGCGAGCAGGGGAGTGTTGTCATCCGCCTGACGGTGGATCCGGCCGGTAAGGTAACTGACTGCAACATTGCGACATCGTCCAAGTCCGCGTCGCTCGATGCGGTAAGTTGCCGTGTCTATGCCGAGCGTGCGCAATATGAGCCGGCTACAAACGCCAAAGCGCGCAGTTTCACCGAAACGGTGACATGGAGGATGGGTCAGTCAGGCCCATCGCGGCACGGCTGGTTTCATCGCATGTCGGTGCTGATCCACTCGACCGGCGAGCAGACCGACTGCAAGATTGAGAGCAGCGAACAGCCGGACAGTATTTGCAGGATCACTACGGCGTATTCGGGGGACCGGGCGGCTCGACTGGCAAAGGAAATAGGCAGCGATCCTTATCGGCAGATTATCGAGAGCCGCTTTCTTCCGGTAGGCGAACCGATGGTTGAACCCGTGAGCCGTTCATGA
- a CDS encoding GFA family protein gives MRDAEELTGGCLCGDVRLTAVGEPFRVGLCHCLDCRKHHGAIFFAAGMYPADAVTVSGETRDWEGRHFCPRCGSSVFNRFGDEVEVHLGTLDAPSRLVPTYECWAIRREDWLPALPLVHSYSRDRESDGRRED, from the coding sequence ATGCGGGACGCGGAGGAGCTGACCGGCGGCTGCCTTTGCGGTGACGTTCGCCTGACTGCGGTTGGAGAGCCATTCCGCGTGGGCCTGTGCCACTGCCTCGATTGCCGCAAACATCATGGCGCCATCTTCTTCGCAGCGGGAATGTATCCGGCGGATGCGGTGACGGTCAGCGGCGAAACCCGCGACTGGGAGGGCCGGCATTTCTGCCCGCGCTGCGGCTCGTCTGTATTCAACCGGTTCGGGGATGAGGTGGAGGTGCATCTCGGCACCCTCGACGCGCCGAGCCGGCTGGTGCCGACTTACGAATGCTGGGCGATCCGCCGCGAAGACTGGCTCCCGGCGCTTCCCCTCGTCCACAGCTACTCCCGCGACCGCGAGAGCGACGGACGGCGAGAAGACTGA
- a CDS encoding SOS response-associated peptidase, with amino-acid sequence MCNLYTQTSSVDAIRQVVKELGLPLRFPEGAPNLQPRDICITDPAPILRAAGDALGAELIVRRWSWPGPGGKPVYNYRSDGREFGSGRCLILADGFYEFTAPSDPKQKRKDRWLFADPSGGLLGIAGLVRTAPEIGEAFTMLTTEPGPDVAPYHSRQVALLDRAAWTSWLDGSVPARELIRPLPGGSLTVSPSLRT; translated from the coding sequence ATGTGCAACCTCTACACCCAGACCAGCTCGGTGGACGCGATCCGTCAGGTGGTGAAGGAGTTGGGCCTGCCGCTCCGCTTTCCGGAAGGCGCGCCGAACCTTCAGCCGCGCGACATTTGCATCACCGATCCCGCGCCTATCTTGCGTGCGGCAGGCGATGCGTTGGGCGCAGAACTGATCGTCCGCCGCTGGAGCTGGCCGGGCCCAGGCGGCAAGCCGGTTTACAATTATCGCTCGGACGGCCGGGAGTTTGGCAGCGGACGCTGCCTGATCTTGGCCGACGGATTCTACGAGTTCACCGCGCCGTCGGACCCGAAGCAGAAGCGCAAGGACCGCTGGCTGTTCGCCGATCCGTCCGGCGGTTTGCTCGGTATCGCCGGGCTCGTCCGAACGGCGCCGGAAATTGGCGAGGCGTTCACCATGCTGACGACCGAGCCCGGGCCCGATGTCGCGCCATATCACAGCCGTCAGGTGGCGTTGCTCGACCGAGCCGCGTGGACTTCATGGCTCGACGGCAGTGTGCCCGCCCGAGAGCTGATCCGGCCGTTGCCGGGAGGGAGCCTGACCGTCTCCCCCTCGCTCAGGACTTAG
- a CDS encoding V-type ATPase 116kDa subunit family protein produces MSKYDIEKDHPQTIKSEPDARPPEMEREEGAEEQIDEAEQATERLESRLSEEEVEAIRRQTHSAHTIGSAIGGSRD; encoded by the coding sequence ATGAGCAAGTACGACATCGAGAAGGATCATCCGCAGACCATCAAGTCGGAGCCCGATGCTCGGCCGCCGGAGATGGAGCGGGAGGAAGGCGCCGAGGAGCAGATCGACGAAGCCGAGCAAGCGACGGAACGGCTCGAAAGCCGCCTGAGCGAAGAGGAGGTTGAGGCCATCCGCCGACAGACCCACAGTGCGCACACCATCGGCTCGGCGATCGGCGGCAGCCGCGACTAA
- a CDS encoding zinc ribbon domain-containing protein — translation MQCPKCGAEVSVLREFCPQCGATLHNDEPERKPARDAGVSRGSGPDDLGRRKKVIIGAAAVLLSIGALSNGNWFDWDSDDRGRPEVSHREEPRGPISVTAEELFQSFQRDREETEERYDDREMVVTGEFERIVPDGYGSLDLRLKTSDPENPVGVDVAGPSIDDAKKLRPGQQVTVSCRALGGYDDDVLWVRECAVQAGGGATPVAPATRKGPTPPPAPEPPQEP, via the coding sequence GTGCAATGCCCCAAATGCGGCGCCGAAGTGTCGGTGCTCCGCGAGTTCTGCCCCCAGTGCGGCGCGACGCTTCACAACGACGAGCCGGAGCGCAAGCCTGCGCGTGATGCCGGGGTTTCCCGCGGGTCCGGTCCGGACGACCTTGGCCGCCGCAAAAAGGTGATCATCGGCGCGGCCGCGGTGCTGCTGAGTATCGGCGCGTTGAGCAACGGCAACTGGTTCGACTGGGATTCGGACGATCGCGGCCGTCCGGAAGTGTCGCACCGTGAGGAGCCGCGCGGTCCGATCAGCGTCACCGCCGAGGAGTTGTTTCAGAGCTTCCAGCGCGACCGGGAAGAGACTGAGGAGCGCTACGACGACCGCGAGATGGTGGTCACGGGCGAGTTCGAGCGAATCGTTCCGGACGGCTACGGCAGCCTCGACCTCCGGCTGAAGACCTCCGACCCCGAAAACCCAGTCGGCGTCGACGTTGCCGGTCCGTCGATCGACGATGCCAAGAAACTTCGCCCCGGACAGCAGGTGACGGTCAGTTGCCGGGCATTGGGCGGCTATGACGACGATGTGCTTTGGGTGCGCGAGTGTGCGGTCCAGGCGGGCGGAGGTGCAACGCCGGTAGCGCCGGCGACAAGGAAGGGGCCGACCCCGCCACCGGCACCCGAGCCGCCGCAGGAGCCCTGA
- a CDS encoding TlyA family RNA methyltransferase — MPKVRADQLLVSRGLAESRSRAQAFIMAGAVFSGERKIAKAGDMLPDDAALDVRGKDHPWVSRGGIKLDYGLTHFGFDVTGAAALDVGSSTGGFTDVLLSRGAARVYAVDVGTNQLAWKLRQDERVIVHEQTNARTLTAEIVPEPVDIIVCDASFISLTKVLEAPLKLARPGACLLALIKPQFEAGRAEVGKGGVVRDPSVHARVCQEAGDWTKSHGWDVLGIVESPINGPEGNVEFLLGATKG; from the coding sequence TTGCCCAAGGTTCGCGCCGACCAGTTGCTTGTCAGTCGTGGATTGGCGGAGAGCCGGAGCCGTGCACAGGCATTTATCATGGCCGGCGCTGTCTTTTCCGGTGAGCGCAAGATCGCCAAGGCCGGCGACATGCTGCCGGACGATGCCGCTCTGGACGTTCGCGGTAAGGACCACCCCTGGGTATCCCGCGGCGGGATCAAGCTCGATTACGGGCTAACGCACTTCGGCTTCGATGTGACGGGCGCTGCTGCGCTCGACGTTGGTAGCTCCACCGGCGGGTTCACCGATGTGCTGCTCAGCCGCGGTGCCGCGCGGGTCTATGCGGTCGATGTCGGCACCAACCAGCTTGCGTGGAAGCTCCGGCAGGACGAGCGCGTCATTGTCCACGAACAGACCAATGCCCGCACGCTCACTGCCGAAATCGTTCCGGAACCCGTCGACATCATAGTATGCGACGCAAGCTTCATCAGCCTGACCAAGGTGCTTGAAGCGCCGCTGAAGTTGGCCCGACCCGGCGCCTGCCTCCTTGCGCTGATCAAGCCGCAATTCGAAGCAGGCCGGGCGGAGGTCGGAAAAGGCGGCGTCGTACGCGACCCTTCGGTTCACGCCCGCGTCTGCCAGGAAGCCGGCGACTGGACGAAAAGCCATGGATGGGACGTTCTTGGAATCGTCGAAAGCCCGATCAATGGCCCTGAGGGGAACGTCGAGTTCCTGCTTGGTGCCACAAAAGGCTAA